The DNA segment GTCATAGATTCTTTTCTTGGGCTTTACTTAGCGTTGTTGGTTTTTTGGGTTGTCTTGGTGAAAAAGCCAATAACAGGAAGAAAAGTCAATATCTTGTTGGATAAGATAATAAAACCATAattaagttttaataaaataaaataaaaaataaagaaaacaatcgTCTCGGCTCCGATATAAATAAAAACGCGACCGTCTATATTTCTGGGTAGTTCACAATATAAAGCGGATAACGGGTACGCTTCTTCTTCGCTTTAAAGGATCATAATCACATCTTCCCCCCACCCCTGATTCCCCCATTCATCGCTTTCCTTTTTGATTCCCAATCCTAATCCGTGAACGATGGATTCTACCACTGCACTCGTCGTCAAGGTTCGAATCATTTGTGAATCCTCAGTTTTGTAGTTTTTGTTGGCCGATCGTGTCTATGTTGTTGTTCTAGGTTTACCAGATTTATTGTTGCTTGTAATCGGTCTGAATTTACCTATGGATCGATTATCTATTATCTTCTAGAAGCACAAACCctaagaaatatttaaaaaatgtatttattttacccaaattcatattttttctcCCATATGGTGCTTAATCGTGATCCCTAAtcttgttttgttcttttaatttgtttatttgcatgttgtttaattcattttaagTGAGCTTTGTGTTCATTGCAGGTGAGTTATGGAGGTGTGCTTAGGCGCTTCAGGGTTCCTTTCAAAGCTAATGGACAGCTTGATCTTGACATGGCTTCTCTTAGGGGAAAGATTGCTGCTTTGTTTAACCTCCCTCTGGATGCTGAGTTCTCTCTCACTTACTCTGATGAAGATGGGGATGTGGTGGCCCTTGTTGATGACAACGACCTCTTCGATGTCACGAATCAGCGTCTTAAGTTCTTGAAGATTACTGTGCAGTCGAACGCTGGTGTGCCGACCAACTCTGTTGCTCCAGAGAGCAGTGGGAGTTCGTCAGCCTCGGTTATGCCTGATAGCCAGAACCCGGTTTCTAAGATCCAGAAGGGTTTCAATGATGTTATGATGGCTGTGCCGAACCCCATGCGTGATACCATTTCCAAGGTGTATATTGACCTTACATCTAAGGCGGCGTCTTCGAGCCCTGTGGTTGGTGAGCTGTTTGATTGCATCAACAAGCTAGGGAAGCTCTCAAGTCCGCAGGAAAGTAGTCCTTGCTCTCCTGTTACTAAGCCTGGCTCGTCAGGTCCTTCTTTGAGCAGGGAGGTTCCTTCCGCTGGTGAAAAGAAGGATGTATCTAAGAAGACCCAAGCTGGAAAAAAACCTGTTGCTGATTCAACCTCCTCTGGACTTGGTGCTAGTTTCAACGAGTGTCCCTTCAGTGGCAGTACCGTGATTGATTCCACTCCAAATCCAAATCCAACGAATCTCAACAGGCATGCCCGTCGTGTATGTCACTCCAAAAAGACCAACAATGGTGATTACTGGAACTCACTGGGTGTCTTCCATAAGGGTATCCGTTGTGATGGATGTGGAGTTCTTCCAATAACTGGGCCTAGATTCAAGTCTAAAGTGTAAGGAGATCTCTTACTTGCAAATGTAGAAACTGCAGATACATCTTTCGAGTTTATTATGCTTACTTGTTTCTCTGGTGAATATTTTGCAGCAAAGAAGACTATGATCTTTGCACCATCTGTTTTTCCGTGATGGGCAATGAAGGGGATTATACAAGAATGGATAAGCCCGTCTCAGCTCAACAGCTACATCCCTTCAGAGGACTTCCTACCCCAGTATTACTCTTTTTCTGTGTTTAAGTTTCCTTTTCTTCTATACCTTTTCTTTCTGTATTTACAGCTATATGGAGATCTTACGTTTCTTCCTTTCTTTCATATAGTTTTCAAATCCTTGGTTGGGACATGTGCCGCGACCACACCACGGAGGTTTACATTTCAGGTGTACTCGGCCTAAGCTAGACAGTCGCTTTGTCCTTGATGTCAATGTACTTGATGGAACCGTTGTTGCTCCATCTGCCCCATTCACCAAGATCTGGAAAATGAGGAACAATGGTTCGCTGGTGTGGCCACATGGCACGCAGATCGTTTGGATCGGTGGGGACAGATTCAGCAGCTCTTTGTCAGTTGATTTACAGGTTAGAAACTATATCCTTAGTTTTGCCATTTATTTTGCTTGATACCTACCCTGAAGTTCCACTTACAGATCAATCATGATGTTTGAAGTTGCTCTTAGTGGCTTGAGTTAGCTTCTTCTCTACAGAAAGTGGCAAtagtttctttatatatatatacaacactAATTTTTTATTGGTGTCAGCAGATTCCAGTGGAGGGTGTGCCTATCAACAGTGAGCTTGACGTGAAAGTTGAATTTGTTGCACCAGAGTCACCTGGCCGATACATATCTTATTGGAGGATGGCTTCCTCTAATGGTGCCAAGTTTGGGCAACGTGTTTGGGTGTTGATACATGTACTGGCTAGATCTCTGCTGCCATTTTCCTggaattttgtttttctcaatcatctgatttttttttttttgctggttGCGTGGTCAGGTTGATGCATCCTTGAAGGGCTCTGTTGTGAACGAGTTTCATGGACTGAACTTGAATGCCTCTCCTGAAGAAAATTTCGCAAGAGAATTTTCAGGGATCAATGTGAATCATGTTCCAGCTCAGCCTGGTAGCCCCAGTGTTAACCCTGGGATAGTGAAAGGTGCTGATGTTGAACCAGAAGCTTCTTCGGGATCAAACATTCCGATGAAAGATGACCTGGTGGTTGGTGAAGTTGAGCCTGTTGTTCCTAACACTGTTGTGCCTAACACTCTTACTCCATCTTCATCTTCGTCATCATTCAACATAATCGAGTTCCCAAATATGCCTACTACTGTTGAGGCCTTGGGTGGCGGTTCCTCATCTGCAAAGAACATCCCCGTTCCTCTACAAGAGGATATTGAGAAGAATGACGTCGAGATAACCATGCTCAAGGAGCTGGAGGAGATGGGTTTCAAAGAGATTGATCTGAACAAGGAAATCCTGAGGGACAACGAGTACAACTTGGAGCAGTCTGTTGACGCTCTCTGTGGAGTTAACGAGTGGGATCCTATCCTAGAGGAGCTTCAGGAAATGGTAAGTGTGAATTGAAGATTGGAAAACCAGATTGAGAGGGATGTTTGACAATGTGATAATTTCTGCAGGGGTTCTGTGATGATCTGACGAACAAGAGGCTGCTGAAGAAGAACAATGGAAGCATTAAAGGCGTGGTGATGGATCTTCTCACtggggagaaggagaaggaggctTAGTGTGGCGTTCGATTCTGGGAGAACTTTTATCTATATCAGGACAAAggttatgttttataaataataaaaacctGATGATGATGTAGTGTGGTTTCGAACTTTGGTGTGTTCCTTTGCTTCTTTCTTTCGTGTTGGATGTGGATGATATGATGTTACTACTAATCTTAAATAAGTATAAGACTTTATTTATGCTATCATCAATCTTCTTATTTTGAATGCAACCGTGTCTTTGTTATCGATTTCATTCACTTGACCGCCCTCTCCTCCATGTCCAGTTGATTACATTTTTGCTTTTGATTCTTACATGCAATTTATATTATTCCTGAACGTAGTGATTCATTCACCTGCACGACTTTATCTTTATGAAAAAACTGCTGGCAACCAAATGAGTAAATTGAAGATAATCAATATGGAATTCACTTTCTTTTCTACGTTTACAAGTTTGAAGGAGTAAGTAATTGCATCTTGACTTTGTTTAAAATCTCCTGGACGAACGATTAAACAAACTCCTAAGGCTATTTCTGCTGTCCCTATTTTTCTTCTTGATGGCCTTATCCGCAGAGAAAGTATGCTCTTCCAAAGTGAGTGCCCGTTCCAGTTTCTTAGATACAGAAAGAATCTCGTACGGATCCCACAAGGACTGTCCATACTCCCAATCCAAGAACGAaggatgatgatggtgatgcttcTTTGTACTGGACAAGGCCTCCATTTTGAAACGTGAAGGTTTACCTTTGACAAAAGCATGCTTTCTCCGCGCTTCGAACTCCAAAACTGTGCTTTTAGAGGTTTGGGAGTGGCTGAGCCAAGCCTGTGCTGCTGCTTTCATCAGCtccactctcttcttctcttcttcgttTTCATCTTTAGCCTCTCGTTTCTTCCTCATCTGTTTCCTTCTCCATTTGGGAGGGGACTTTTGGGGCTCTAAGCTATTATTATGGACCCAATTTTATGTCAGCTTTAAATGGCAGCCTTATGTTTCTTGTCCGAATCTGCTAACTTCTGTCCGTCTCATCCTTTtccatttatttctttttaattttttcaatacATTTGTTGTATAATAAAAGGTGGGAGATGACTTAGAAtgtaataaaaagatgaaaagtattttagagtgaaaataaCTCAGGGAAAAATGCCAATTTCGATCCCAactatttcagtcgtgccaaatacgacccgaacaattgatcagtgccaaatacgacatcaactcaattataattcaaaaaaactaccagaacttcttaaaacgtgcctaaatctacattgactctaacagaagttagtcaaccgttaaaaaataaaacgatgtcgttttgatatacgaggaaaagtgTCAATTTCGACCCAAACActctcagtcgtgccaaataagacccgaacaaatggtcagtgccaaaaacgacctcaactcaattatattttaagaaaaattacccaatttttttaaaacgtgtttaaatctacattaactctaacagaagttaatcaacctttaacaaagataagacgacgttgttttgatatatgtattttcttaaaaaaatatgttcattttgggattcaaatccgtgctgggatatccttttaaagggcacactaacaactagactaaaataattttttgaaatattattacaaattgaaattctccattatataaactactattcttcttcatcttatccaatttaaaactttggtgattgctttatacattttagttattgtttaatttgtctaatattttgtacaacatatcttagtgaaagaaaggtaaaaggcctcttaacatttttgaacaaaatatcaaaatatataatatcaactttgaaaactaaaaaaattcccacttaattttaaaaattaaaaataatttatataagaaaattgtataaataaattcaaaagttttaagcatatttaagatcgtataataataaatattttattatttatattttagtaagatataattttattaaagatatgacaaaaaagaaaaacgtgttaatgtatttatataaatcagaaacAATTGTCGCCAAAATTTTtaattggataagatgaagaataatagtagtttatataatttcaaatttgtaatagtattttaaaaagttagttttatctagttgttagtgtgcccatTTAAAAGGGTATCACAACATGGTTTGAGTTTCGGAatgaacatatttaaaaaaaaaatagatatatatatatatatatatgtatatatgaatgACGTCTtcttatcttgttaacggttgactaacttctgttagagtcaatgtagatttatgcacattttaagaagttcaggtagtttttcttaaattatacttAAGTTGAGGCCGGTTTTGGCA comes from the Brassica rapa cultivar Chiifu-401-42 chromosome A01, CAAS_Brap_v3.01, whole genome shotgun sequence genome and includes:
- the LOC103862466 gene encoding protein NBR1 homolog, which translates into the protein MDSTTALVVKVSYGGVLRRFRVPFKANGQLDLDMASLRGKIAALFNLPLDAEFSLTYSDEDGDVVALVDDNDLFDVTNQRLKFLKITVQSNAGVPTNSVAPESSGSSSASVMPDSQNPVSKIQKGFNDVMMAVPNPMRDTISKVYIDLTSKAASSSPVVGELFDCINKLGKLSSPQESSPCSPVTKPGSSGPSLSREVPSAGEKKDVSKKTQAGKKPVADSTSSGLGASFNECPFSGSTVIDSTPNPNPTNLNRHARRVCHSKKTNNGDYWNSLGVFHKGIRCDGCGVLPITGPRFKSKVKEDYDLCTICFSVMGNEGDYTRMDKPVSAQQLHPFRGLPTPFSNPWLGHVPRPHHGGLHFRCTRPKLDSRFVLDVNVLDGTVVAPSAPFTKIWKMRNNGSLVWPHGTQIVWIGGDRFSSSLSVDLQIPVEGVPINSELDVKVEFVAPESPGRYISYWRMASSNGAKFGQRVWVLIHVDASLKGSVVNEFHGLNLNASPEENFAREFSGINVNHVPAQPGSPSVNPGIVKGADVEPEASSGSNIPMKDDLVVGEVEPVVPNTVVPNTLTPSSSSSSFNIIEFPNMPTTVEALGGGSSSAKNIPVPLQEDIEKNDVEITMLKELEEMGFKEIDLNKEILRDNEYNLEQSVDALCGVNEWDPILEELQEMGFCDDLTNKRLLKKNNGSIKGVVMDLLTGEKEKEA
- the LOC103862475 gene encoding uncharacterized protein LOC103862475; translated protein: MRKKREAKDENEEEKKRVELMKAAAQAWLSHSQTSKSTVLEFEARRKHAFVKGKPSRFKMEALSSTKKHHHHHPSFLDWEYGQSLWDPYEILSVSKKLERALTLEEHTFSADKAIKKKNRDSRNSLRSLFNRSSRRF